From Anopheles arabiensis isolate DONGOLA chromosome 3, AaraD3, whole genome shotgun sequence, a single genomic window includes:
- the LOC120904294 gene encoding serendipity locus protein alpha-like yields MFPELRECIKAAQDNLYRGFIPTDKAGLQWLDSVCADLHRLLRFVHKHLIFDGNGNAGTLETCFLCISQIVMCIRWLEKTIAVEMEPPTGSSRSQGLPQARQCFLDRIIWCLERLKAVLETDDAPESVTDSNFVSYLDLALSLIAPLTVASDEGCGEDEYATRYNEVIVESGRIRSVVEALISQTFSFCNVLPEEDRNRVTGFCQKVLKECVALERDSEGKDTSDKKLRVSVLESAIYQLETHVNECLLRLVYDTFGDTDRTLLAQLRTHIAGVSCEEQIDELTKPFDNFVERLMQIGLFAISYADSLKIASSIRSCLASLEALDSYLIPSLYLGADRNSMLLERHWLEESANLCRLVHKIIDTNAFALSLLEMLDSALDAWQQSFNLPQALELSRKADVFLQHLELNASEIKLHEERISLHFADYRTMVLECRAIVQRAEGPDASIDASRIIKRFRVLQGKLRKVQSAISTQTKETRMAPAEEGASSPGEENGTSPDRHTIEANVRELFSASQARLSSTNILYRSRRGEPGKRRLEAASLLEINTFTDIIAHRARDRAVTTPEKGSVRRKPLRRNSLRVAMFKKQQRDQTAEMYESIKSDIDLQITEILDELTDLSHTFSTHPTGKSMSTDVQQPPAAPVRKSITNEEIAIVDDNKIRINIYTDI; encoded by the exons ATGTTTCCCGAGCTACGGGAGTGTATAAAAGCGGCGCAGGATAATCTGTACCGGGGTTTCATTCCGACGGACAAGGCCGGTCTGCAATGGCTTGAC TCCGTCTGTGCCGATCTGCATCGATTGCTGCGATTCGTCCACAAGCATCTGATCTTCGACGGAAACGGTAATGCCGGCACGCTCGAAACCTGCTTCCTGTGCATCTCGCAGATCGTCATGTGCATCCGGTGGCTGGAGAAAACGATCGCAGTGGAAATGGAACCGCCCACTGGCAGTTCCCGCTCGCAAGGACTGCCGCAGGCAAGACAGTGCTTTCTGGATCGAATCATTTGGTGCTTGGAGCGGTTGAAGGCCGTACTCGAGACAGACGACGCGCCGGAAAGTGTAACGGATTCCAACTTTGTCAGCTACCTTGACCTGGCGCTGAGTCTGATCGCTCCCTTGACAGTGGCAAGTGACGAGGGGTGCGGAGAGGATGAGTACGCAACCCGGTACAACGAGGTGATTGTGGAGAGTGGCCGAATTCGGTCCGTTGTCGAGGCGCTCATATCCCAGACGTTTAGCTTTTGTAACGTGCTGCCCGAGGAGGATCGGAACCGCGTGACGGGCTTCTGCCAGAAGGTGCTGAAAGAATGCGTGGCCCTGGAGCGGGATAGTGAAGGGAAGGATACGAGCGACAAGAAGCTACGGGTGAGCGTGCTGGAAAGTGCCATCTACCAGCTGGAAACTCACGTAAACGAGTGCCTGTTGCGGCTTGTGTACGACACGTTTGGGGACACGGATCGCACACTGCTAGCGCAACTGCGCACCCACATCGCGGGCGTAAGCTGCGAGGAGCAGATCGACGAGCTTACCAAACCGTTCGACAACTTCGTGGAACGGTTGATGCAGATCGGGCTGTTTGCGATCTCGTACGCGGACAGTTTAAAGATAGCCTCCTCGATACGGAGCTGTTTGGCGTCGCTGGAAGCGCTCGACTCGTACCTGATACCCTCGCTGTACCTCGGGGCGGACCGTAACTCCATGCTGCTCGAACGCCACTGGCTCGAAGAATCGGCCAACCTATGCCGGCTGGTGCACAAGATTATCGACACGAATGCATTTGCTCTATCTTTGTTGGAAATGCTGGACAGTGCGTTGGATGCGTGGCAGCAAAGCTTTAACCTGCCCCAAGCACTGGAACTGTCACGAAAGGCGGACGTATTTTTGCAGCATCTCGAGCTGAACGCGTCCGAAATAAAACTACACGAGGAGCGGATTAGCCTCCATTTCGCGGACTACCGTACGATGGTGCTGGAATGTCGTGCGATCGTGCAGCGCGCGGAAGGGCCCGATGCGAGCATTGACGCTTCGCGCATCATCAAGCGGTTCCGCGTGCTGCAGGGGAAATTGCGCAAAGTTCAATCGGCCATCAGCACACAAACGAAGGAAACGCGGATGGCTCCCGCCGAGGAGGGTGCGTCATCCCCGGGTGAGGAGAATGGCACTTCGCCCGACCGGCACACGATCGAGGCAAACGTGCGCGAGCTTTTTTCGGCCAGCCAAGCACGGCTGTCCTCCACCAACATTCTGTATCGAAGCCGACGCGGTGAACCGGGCAAGCGACGGTTGGAGGCAGCATCACTGCTGGAAATTAACACATTCACCGATATTATCGCTCACCGAGCACGGGATCGAGCCGTTACGACACCCGAAAAGGGTTCGGTTCGGCGGAAACCCTTAAGAA GAAACAGTCTCCGGGTGGCAATGTTCAAAAAGCAACAGCGCGATCAAACGGCGGAAATGTATGAGAGTATTAAAAGTGACATTGATCTACAGATTACCG aAATTCTCGACGAATTAACGGATTTGTCACACACCTTCTCAACGCACCCCACGGGTAAGTCAATGTCCACCGACGTACAGCAACCGCCAGCGGCGCCAGTACGCAAATCTATCACCAACGAGGAGATAGCGATCGTGgatgataataaaataagaaTCAATATATACACCGACATATAG